The following are encoded in a window of Platichthys flesus chromosome 11, fPlaFle2.1, whole genome shotgun sequence genomic DNA:
- the col6a4a gene encoding collagen alpha-6(VI) chain isoform X3 produces the protein MEGRRLLLGLVLAACFCGGSAQRTECVKATVADIVFLVDGSSSIGKTQFKEAQRFLHSVVEGLDIGPDKVRVGLAQYNEEQHSEFLLKDHEDKQSLLEAIDSFPYREGSTYTGKAIDFLRETYFTEEAGRQADQRVPRIAVIITDGDSSDDVKEPAKKLRDEGVIVFAIGVGQANLEELGSIASRPLKRFRLTINSYEVLKTHREELLRTVCVSMEDQRQALAERFSDIFFLVDSGVSGPEFQQVRTNLVKLVTQLNVGASSHRIGLAQYAENTSVEFHLNKFETKRETLAAVKSFRKTSLKPNTPRNLGSALQFASKRFFTHESGGRADQGYRQFLVVLSGKDSDDPVYKGSREIKAEGVTVIGVNLKASSDMGFISTGSYAYDSIADAVSVLKTLSEIQYQEAATTGDCRAATLADIVFIVDDSSNIGPDNFRLVRDFLYATVSGFDVAPDKVRVGIVMNSNVPSAQVYLKSFDTRKALLNFIRILPYHGGDTHTGAALNFTREHLFIKANGGRRQKGVQRVVVVITLADSKDDVSRAASLLRRDDVTVYSVGVQNANKSQLVEMASHPASNHIFTVDSFAKLKSQEQNLQKFLCFNILRESFSVEARRTGIKEGCVQTDEADIFFLIDHSGSIYPSDFNDMKKFIIEFLNTFRIGKDHVRVGVAKYAASPELEFDLDKYENAMKLEKAVEEIKHVGGGTETGKALKFMSPLFENASRSRGHKVQEFLVVITDGKSTDGVKVPAEKLRAEGVIIYAIGVKKANETELLQIAGDKQKRFYVKNFEALKLIKDDIITDICSTEVCKDRPSDLIFLIDSSGSINELDYVKMKEFMKSVINKTAVRQNDVHVGVMQFSSTPQLEFKLNEFFTKEEMSKEIDNMVQMKKRTHTGEAITVVSQYFDASSGGRPDLRQTLVVVTDGEAQDGVKGPAEALRAKGVVIYAIGVMEANTTQLLEISGSPEKMYAQRNFDALKALENQLVLEMCEPERDCKKTKQADLIFLVDGSRSIYPPDFETMQRFMESVVNLTTVGKDLTRFGVIMFSNDPESIFTLNQYSSKQEVRKAISALTRPDGETYTGKALAYSIPFFEAVNGGRAALRVPQILMVITDGKATDPANLAAPSEALREKGIRIFSVGVGKANVTELEIMAGDKSRVFYVDKFEALETLYKNISGVLCVDTKPVCEKQQADLVFVLDQSESILDEEYSLLKNFTAELVKSFNISKGLAHVGLGRFNHEFKHEFYLNNFYTEKAVVRHIMDMKQIKGGTKIGMALNFSKEYFTASRGSRVSEGISQNLVLITDGDSQDSVVEAAEELRVLGIEVFVIGIGKINHQQLLSITDSKKVFIVENFGSLEKIKQKVTERICENTPGKPEGCTIDVAMGFDISRNRNPGDTLISGHPKLEKFLPVIATYVSSVKDICCVNPSTVRTSIGFRLVGQDGRTLDDTSFELHSQDIVNKVKRMTFAEPTKFNTALLKSFKEKFQGSNAGVKVLVIFSDGLDEDVMTLKKEAEQLRLSGVNALLTVALEGARDPAQLQMVEFGRGFGYKLPLSIGMSSVGSSVLKQIDTVSNKECCGLLCKCSGNEGIRGSWGPPGSKGASGQKGYLGFPGEEGGAGERGRPGPSGPQGLEGCSGLRGPKGFRGIRGNRGEDGEDGLDGVNGEQGVTGNSGGLGDRGHPGNPGIPGIRGEAGLKGQRGLRGDPGEPGADNRTPGPRGESGNPGSPGPAGLDGRAGEGGGLGNPGPNGRRGPLGEKGASGRPGDAGVPGSPGASGIQGPRGVRGQPGPRGGPGLPGPQGGPGAAGAPGSVGQRGANGQKGQPGDSGGPGVSGSQGPRGMPGQDGRDGHGPPGLKGVKGDAGFPGYPGLQGEDGLQGPKGSPGPKGNRGRGGNSGRPGGSGGTGEPGYSGHRGQRGLPGGKGMTECQLVTYIRDNCACSFDRSQCPAYPTELVFGLDMSDDVTPASFERQRAALLSLLEDVAVSESNCPTGARVAVVAYSTYTKYLIRFQDYRRKKQLLESVKNIALERTSNKRHLGAAMRFVGQNVFKRVRAGMMMRKVAVFLSGGRTQDVDNIVTAVMEYRALNIVPAVISLENAPAIGRALEVDDSGNSIFSVLGRDMAANLRKVKNCAICYDPCSRAAECTSVQEPLPPQEVDADLVLLLDSSREMQADEYTGAQQLLGSVVEQLAVSSQPRRAGKQARVAVVQQSGTQAPKVEFGLQAYQNHSGMRTHLIQNMQQQGGSSALGQTLEFTLNELLLKAPQPRRRKVLLAVVGTQTADSDRAKLQYISQKAKCEGVAVFVATVGDRYSRAQVEALASPPVQQHLIHLGRPMADEQGYAQRFFRVFLCALTRGLNSYPPPSSRQRCDQLKGQAGGQGPAGGQVFFSGQEQGAWPEEEFADEAKEKFQETRRRTQSGQLDVLQRLSTGEGHTLITGGNARCRLDADAGSQCDDFVRVWFFDRLLGACSPFWFGGCGGNANRFNTENECLQTCATDNPSHLTPPQLHSFVSKDACFLGQNPGSCQDYTMMWFFDTEQNECSRFWFGGCGGNENRFKTQDECENLCLTKSR, from the exons ATGGAGGGGAGGCGTCTTCTCCTGGGCCTGGTCCTAGCAGCGTGTTTCTGTGGCGGCTCTGCTCAGAGGACAG AATGTGTCAAAGCTACTGTGGCCGACATCGTCTTCCTCGTCGACGGATCCTCCAGCATCGGCAAAACTCAATTTAAGGAAGCTCAGCGGTTTCTTCACAGTGTTGTTGAAGGTCTGGACATTGGCCCTGACAAAGTTCGGGTTGGCTTGGCACAGTACAATGAAGAACAGCACTCGGAGTTCTTGCTGAAGGATCACGAGGACAAGCAATCCCTGCTTGAGGCAATAGACTCATTTCCCTACCGAGAAGGCAGCACTTACACCGGGAAGGCCATCGACTTCCTCAGGGAGACGTACTTCACAGAAGAGGCCGGGAGACAAGCCGACCAACGAGTGCCTCGGATCGCTGTGATCATAACAGATGGCGACTCCTCAGATGATGTGAAAGAGCCGGCAAAGAAGCTGCGGGATGAAGGAGTTATTGTATTTGCCATCGGGGTGGGACAGGCCAACCTAGAGGAGCTTGGGTCCATCGCCAGCAGACCTCTAAAACGCTTCCGACTCACCATCAATAGTTACGAAGTTCTCAAGACGCACAGAGAGGAACTACTGCGAACTGTTTGTGTCTCCATGGAGGATCAGAGACAAG CATTGGCAGAAaggttttcagacattttcttccTGGTGGACAGCGGCGTGAGTGGACCAGAGTTCCAGCAGGTCAGGACCAACCTCGTCAAACTGGTCACTCAATTAAACGTAGGAGCATCTTCCCACCGTATTGGCTTGGCTCAGTATGCTGAAAATACCTCGGTAGAATTTCATCTCAACAAGTTTGAAACCAAAAGGGAGACCCTGGCCGCTGTTAAGAGTTTCCGGAAGACTTCACTGAAACCTAACACGCCGCGTAACCTGGGCAGCGCCCTGCAGTTCGCAAGCAAACGCTTTTTCACCCATGAAAGCGGAGGCCGTGCAGACCAGGGGTACCGACAGTTTCTGGTTGTCCTGAGTGGGAAGGATTCAGATGATCCTGTGTATAAGGGCTCTCGTGAAATCAAAGCAGAAGGAGTTACTGTGATCGGGGTGAACCTCAAAGCATCCTCAGACATGGGTTTCATATCTACGGGATCTTATGCCTACGATTCTATCGCCGATGCTGTTTCTGTACTGAAAACTCTTTCTGAAATACAGTACCAGGAAGCAGCTACTACTGGAG ATTGCCGAGCAGCCACATTGGCTGACATCGTGTTCATTGTTGATGATTCCTCAAACATTGGACCTGACAACTTCAGACTTGTCCGTGATTTCCTGTACGCGACCGTGAGTGGCTTTGACGTCGCTCCAGACAAAGTCAGAGTCGGTATTGTGATGAACAGCAACGTGCCCAGCGCACAGGTCTACCTGAAATCCTTCGATACCAGGAAGGCCCTGCTGAATTTCATCAGGATTCTTCCTTACCATGGAGGTGACACTCACACTGGAGCGGCACTGAATTTCACCCGAGAGCATCTTTTCATCAAGGCAAACGGAGGCCGGCGGCAGAAGGGCGTTCAGCGGGTGGTGGTCGTGATCACGCTCGCTGACTCCAAGGATGATGTGAGCAGAGCAGCATCTCTACTCCGTCGGGATGACGTCACTGTTTACTCTGTTGGAGTTCAAAATGCCAACAAGAGCCAGCTGGTAGAGATGGCGTCTCATCCCGCCTCTAATCATATTTTTACCGTGGACAGTTTTGCCAAACTGAAATCTCAAGAGCAGAACCTGCAGAAATTCCTTTGCTTTAACATTCTGCGTGAATCGTTCTCAGTCGAGGCGAGAAGAACCGGAATCAAAGAAG GGTGCGTTCAAACAGATGAAGCAGATATCTTCTTCCTGATTGATCACTCAGGAAGTATTTACCCCTCAGACTTCAATGACATGAAGAAGTTCATCATAGAGTTTCTCAACACTTTCCGCATTGGCAAAGATCATGTCCGTGTTGGAGTTGCAAAATATGCAGCTTCGCCAGAGTTAGAATTTGATCTGGATAAATACGAGAATGCCATGAAATTGGAGAAAGCggtggaggaaataaaacatgtaggAGgcgggacagagacaggaaaagCATTGAAATTCATGAGCCCACTTTTTGAAAATGCGTCTCGCTCCCGAGGACACAAAGTCCAGGAGTTCCTGGTGGTCATCACTGATGGAAAATCTACTGATGGCGTCAAGGTTCCTGCAGAAAAGCTGAGGGCTGAGGGCGTCATCATCTATGCCATCGGGGTGAAGAAGGCAAATGAAACGGAGCTGCTTCAGATTGCCGGTGACAAACAGAAGAGGTTCTATGTTAAAAACTTTGAAGCCCTAAAGCTAATCaaggatgacatcatcacagacaTATGTTCTACAGAAG TTTGCAAAGACAGACCAAGCGACCTCATctttttgattgacagctcagggAGCATCAATGAACTAGACTATGTTAAAATGAAGGAATTCATGAAGTCTGTCATCAACAAGACCGCCGTCAGGCAGAATGATGTGCATGTCGGTGTCATGCAGTTCAGCTCAACTCCACAACTTGAGTTCAAACTCAACGAATTCTTCACCAAAGAGGAAATGTCCAAAGAAATTGATAATATGGTTCAGATGAAAAAACGCACCCACACGGGTGAAGCCATCACAGTCGTGTCACAGTATTTCGATGCAAGCAGTGGAGGGCGTCCCGACTTGAGGCAGACGCTGGTGGTGGTAACAGATGGTGAAGCCCAAGATGGTGTCAAAGGACCCGCAGAGGCTCTGAGAGCCAAGGGAGTGGTGATCTACGCCATTGGAGTTATGGAGGCTAACACCACTCAACTGCTGGAGATCAGCGGGTCGCCAGAGAAGATGTATGCTCAGCGGAACTTTGACGCCTTGAAGGCCTTGGAGAACCAGCTGGTTTTGGAGATGTGTGAGccagagagag ATTGTAAGAAGACGAAACAGGCTGATCTTATTTTCCTGGTGGATGGTTCCAGAAGCATCTACCCGCCTGACTTTGAAACCATGCAGAGGTTCATGGAGTCAGTGGTGAATCTAACCACAGTTGGTAAAGACCTGACTCGCTTCGGGGTCATTATGTTCTCCAACGACCCCGAATCCATTTTTACTCTGAACCAATACAGCTCCAAGCAAGAGGTTCGTAAGGCGATCTCAGCCCTGACTCGCCCGGACGGAGAGACCTACACTGGAAAAGCCTTAGCATATTCAATACCGTTCTTTGAAGCTGTTAATGGAGGTCGAGCCGCACTCCGGGTGCCTCAGATTCTCATGGTGATCACAGATGGCAAGGCTACTGACCCTGCAAATCTGGCTGCACCATCCGAGGCACTGCGAGAGAAAGGAATCCGCATCTTCAGTGTCGGCGTTGGAAAAGCGAACGTGACTGAGCTAGAGATCATGGCTGGTGACAAATCCAGAGTTTTCTATGTGGACAAATTCGAGGCCTTGGAAACTCTGTACAAGAATATTTCTGGAGTTCTCTGCGTTGACACTAAGCCAG TTTGTGAAAAGCAGCAGGCCGACCTGGTCTTCGTACTCGATCAGTCTGAATCCATCTTGGATGAGGAATACTCGCTCTTGAAGAATTTCACAGCTGAGTTAGTGAAGAGCTTCAACATCAGTAAAGGTTTAGCGCACGTTGGACTAGGACGGTTCAACCACGAATTTAAACATGAGTTTTACCTCAACAATTTCTACACCGAAAAAGCAGTGGTCAGGCACATCATGGATATGAAGCAGATCAAGGGAGGAACTAAGATTGGAATGGCCTTGAACTTCAGCAAGGAATACTTTACGGCATCACGGGGAAGCCGTGTATCTGAAGGGATCTCCCAGAATCTGGTGCTGATCACAGATGGCGATTCACAGGATTCGGTGGTAGAAGCAGCCGAGGAGCTCAGGGTTCTGGGGATTGAGGTCTTCGTCATCGGCATCGGAAAGATCAAtcaccagcagctcctgagTATAACTGACTCAAAGAAGGTCTTTATTGTGGAGAACTTCGGTAGCTTGGAAAAGATCAAGCAAAAGGTGACGGAGCGCATCTGCGAAAACACACCCGGCAAACCTGAAG GCTGCACCATCGATGTCGCCATGGGATTTGATATTTCTAGAAACAGAAATCCTGGGGACACGCTGATCAGCGGCCACCCCAAGCTCGAGAAGTTCTTACCAGTCATCGCCACTTACGTTTCCTCAGTAAAAGACATCTGCTGCGTCAACCCCTCAACTGTTAGGACCAGCATCGGCTTCCGATTGGTGGGTCAGGATGGACGCACCCTGGACGACACCAGCTTCGAGCTCCACAGTCAAGACATAGTGAACAAAGTCAAGAGAATGACGTTTGCTGAACCAACTAAATTCAACACTGCCCTCCTGAAATCCTTCAAGGAGAAGTTCCAGGGGTCCAATGCTGGAGTGAAG GTGCTGGTGATCTTCTCAGACGGACTTGATGAAGACGTGATGACGCTGAAGAAAGAAGCCGAGCAGCTGAGACTGTCTG GCGTCAACGCCCTGCTGACCGTGGCCCTGGAGGGAGCCCGTGACCCCGCCCAGCTGCAGATGGTGGAGTTCGGGCGAGGCTTCGGTTACAAGCTCCCGCTGAGCATCGGCATGTCGAGTGTGGGCAGCAGCGTCCTCAAGCAGATT GACACCGTGTCCAACAAGGAGTGCTGCGGCCTCCTGTGCAAATGTTCGGGAAATGAAGGCATCCGTGGCTCGTGGGGGCCCCCGGGGTCAAAG GGTGCCTCTGGACAGAAGGGTTATCTGGGCTTCCCAGGAGAAGAGGGCGGCGCT GGCGAGCGAGGGCGTCCCGGGCCGAGCGGACCCCAGGGCCTGGAGGGATGCTCTGGGCTCAGAGGACCAAAG GGCTTCCGAGGCATCCGGGGGAACAGG GGTGAAGACGGCGAGGACGGGCTGGACGGAGTCAACGGAGAACAG ggagTGACGGGAAACAGCGGAGGCCTGGGAGACAGAGGACATCCAGGAAACCCA GGTATCCCCGGTATCAGAGGGGAGGCGGGGCTAAAAGGACAGCGAGGACTGAGAGGAGATCCG ggTGAACCAGGCGCTGACAACAGAACCCCAGGACCCAGAGGGGAGTCCGGCAACCCGGGTTCACCG GGACCGGCCGGACTGGACGGACGTgcgggggagggaggaggcctTGGAAACCCG GGTCCAAATGGAAGGAGAGGGCCGCTCGGGGAGAAG gGGGCCTCTGGAAGGCCAGGAGATGCAGGAGTACCAGGGAGCCCTGGAGCTTCTGGTATACAG GGTCCccgaggggtcagaggtcaacctGGACCGAGAGGAGGCCCTGGTCTTCCCGGACCCCAG GGAGgaccaggagcagctggagcacCGGGTTCCGTCGGGCAGCGTGGAGCCAACGGGCAGAAG ggCCAACCAGGAGACTCCGGGGGTCCGGGTGTGTCAGGATCCCAGGGACCCAGAGGAATGCCT GGCCAGGATGGGAGAGATGGTCATGGACCTCCGGGACTGAAAGGTGTCAAG GGAGATGCTGGTTTCCCCGGTTATCCTGGTCTTCAG GGTGAGGACGGTCTGCAGGGACCCAAAGGATCCCCAGGTCCTAAAGGAAACCGAGGACGAGGA GGCAACTCAGGCCGACCGGGGGGCTCAGGAGGGACTGGAGAGCCGGGTTACTCAGGAcacaga GGACAGCGAGGTCTGCCTGGAGGGAAAGGCATGACG GAGTGTCAGCTCGTCACCTACATCAGAGACAACTGTG CTTGTTCCTTTG ATCGATCCCAGTGCCCGGCCTACCCCACGGAGCTGGTGTTTGGTCTGGACATGTCTGACGACGTGACCCCGGCCTCCTTCGAGAGGCAGCGGGCCGCCCTCCTGTCTCTGCTCGAGGACGTGGCCGTCTCAGAGAGCAACTGTCCAACCGGCGCCCGGGTCGCCGTGGTCGCCTACAGCACCTACACCAAGTACCTGATCCGCTTCCAGGACTACAGGCGCAAGAAGCAGCTCCTCGAATCAGTGAAGAACATCGCCCTGGAGAGGACGTCCAACAAACGCCACCTCGGGGCCGCCATGCGCTTCGTGGGTCAGAACGTCTTCAAGCGGGTGCGAGCtggaatgatgatgaggaaggtGGCGGTCTTCCTCTCTGGCGGGCGGACACAGGACGTTGACAACATTGTTACCGCTGTGATGGAGTACCGGGCCCTGAACATCGTCCCGGCGGTCATCTCTCTGGAGAACGCTCCAGCCATTGGTCGAGCCCTGGAG gtCGACGACTCCGGAAACTCCATCTTCTCTGTGCTGGGTCGGGACATGGCTGCCAACCTGAGGAAGGTGAAGAACTGTGCCATCTGCTACG ACCCGTGCAGCCGTGCAGCCGAGTGCACCTCGGTCCAGGAGCCGCTGCCCCCCCAGGAGGTGGACGCGGACCTGGTCCTGTTGCTGGACAGCTCCAGGGAGATGCAGGCGGACGAGTACACCGGCGCCCAGCAGCTGCTGGGCTCTGTGGTGGAGCAGCTGGCCGTGAGCTCGCAGCCCCGCCGGGCCGGCAAACAGGCCCGGGTGGCTGTGGTCCAGCAGAGCGGCACCCAGGCTCCCAAAGTGGAGTTCGGTCTGCAGGCCTACCAGAACCACAGCGGGATGAGGACGCACCTGATCCAGAACATGCAGCAGCAGGGCGGCTCCTCGGCTCTGGGACAGACGCTGGAGTTCACCCTGAACGAGCTGCTCCTGAAGGCCCCCCAGCCCCGCAGGAGGAAGGTGCTGCTCGCCGTGGTCGGCACCCAGACCGCTGACTCCGACCGGGCCAAGCTGCAGTACATCTCCCAGAAGGCCAAGTGTGAGGGCGTGGCGGTGTTTGTGGCCACGGTCGGCGATCGCTACAGCCGGGCGCAGGTGGAGGCGCTCGCCAGCCCCCCCGTCCAGCAGCACCTGATCCACCTGGGCCGACCAATGGCCGACGAGCAGGGATACGCCCAGCGCTTCTTCAGAGTGTTCCTCTGCGCCCTCACCA GGGGACTGAACTCGtatcctcctccgtcctccaggCAGAGGTGTGATCAGCTGAAGGGTCAAGCTGGAGGACAGGGTCCAGCTGGAGGACAGGTCTTCTTCAGCGG TCAGGAGCAGGGGGCGTGGCCGGAGGAGGAGTTCGCTGATGAGGCGAAGGAGAAGTtccaggagacgaggagacggacACAGAGTGGACAGCTGGACGTcctccagaggctgagcacaggagagggacacacactgaTCACTGGAGGCAacg CCCGGTGTCGGCTGGACGCTGACGCTGGTTCTCAGTGTGACGACTTTGTGCGAGTCTGGTTCTTTGACCGGCTGCTCGGTGCATGCTCGCCCTTCTGGTTCGGCGGTTGCGGCGGTAACGCCAATCGCTTTAACACGGAAAACGAATGTTTGCAGACGTGTGCCACGGACA ATCCCAGTCACCTGACGCCGCCGCAGCTGCACAGCTTCGTCTCCAAAG ACGCCTGCTTCCTCGGCCAGAACCCCGGCAGCTGCCAGGACTACACCATGATGTGGTTCTTCGACACCGAGCAGAACGAATGTTCTCGCTTCTGGTTCGGAGGCTGCGGCGGCAACGAGAACCGCTTCAAGACACAAGACGAGTGTGAGAACCTGTGTTTGACGAAGAGTCGATGA